AGATTTTAAAAAGCTATTTTCCCCATTATTGGATAATTTAGAAAAGTTGAATTCTCAGTTTCGAGAAGATAACTTTAAAGCCCATAAGCTGATAGATATTTTTAAGGAATACAAGACTTATAAGAGCGCAATTATTGTCAGAAAGCCCTGGCAAAGAGAAATTATCGTAAAATGGTTAGGTAAGAATAAAATTCCTTTAGGTGAAAACTTCGGTAGAGTGGCCGATATATTAGATTTCAAATCTTTTCAGCGTCTCGGCGGAGAAAGCTATTATTATGATAGGATTATCTTCTCGGGGTGGTATGGGTATGAGCATAGGTATATTTTTAATTCGGGTATAGCCAACCAAATAGATTTTCTTCTTTATCCGTTTGAAAGGAGGCAAGTAGAACAATTTTTAAAGTATATTGAGAAAGATTCCTTCAATTTAAGAGATATAAAAAGTCGAGCAGCCATTCTGGGGCTGGATGTGAAGGAAATTCCCGAAATTAAAGAGATACCGGAAAAGGCAGCTTATGAAGAATACGGAGACGATATAGAGAAAATAATCAGCGATATCAGCTTAAGTGCCTTTTCAGACCACAAGATTTACGAGAGTAATGACGGCGCTGATATAACAACGGCAAGGCATGTCGTTTTCGAAGAGGACGCCCACGCTTTTTTTACAGAAAGCTACGACGCTAAAAGGCTAAATAGACTCGAAGCAAAAGTCGAAGAAAAGAATATCGGCGAACTCTCCGTTGGCGACGAAATAATCTTTATAGGAGATTCAAAAAGAGACATATTCGCAGAGCTTATTCAGATCGCGGAAGCGGCGGGATCCATTTCCGAAGATGTAAGACTTTCAAAAATTTGGAAGGAAGCCATCAGGAAATATTTAGCCGTAAAAAGCATTACCTATTCCGCTTTTGCTGGAGAGTTGAAAAGACTCGGCTGCGAGAGGCACTGGTTTACCGTAGAAAATTGGATAACCAATCCCCGCATAATTGCTCCCGAGGACGAGAATCTAACAATTAAGGCGATTGCCGATGTTACTGGAGATCGGGAACTAAGCTCAAAGTTACAGGAAGTTATACATTCCTGCCGGAAGATAAGAGCGCTTCATATAAGGTTAGGAAGATATCTTGCTCAATGCATACTGGCTTCCATTGATTCTCAGCGTGAAGGAAAGATAGAAGGTGTGATGCGGGAGCGGATTAAGGAACTATCGGGGCATATTTTAATCAGACAAATAAGAGCCATTGACGAAAACGAATTGTCCGTGTCAAAAGATAGGGTAAATCGTCTTATCGATACTGTGGAGTAAATTTAATATGATCGTAATGATTCCTCCCTACATTCATAAAGATGTATTAAGCGATGCGGAAAGGAAAATTTTCGGATTGATTGAGAGAGACGAAGCTTTATCGGACTGGTGCTGTTTTCATTCTTTAGGTTTGGCGAGACATCAGACAAAGAAATATGGGGAGATTGATTTTCTTTTGGTAGGAAAGGAAGGAATATTTTGTCTGGAGGTTAAAGGCGGAGGCATTAAAAGAGAGAAAGGTTTATGGACTTTTGTGGATCGGTACGGCAGAGAAACGACAAAAACCGAGGGTCCTTTCCGTCAGGCTTCATTAGCAATGTTTTCTCTTAGGAAAGATTTAAAGAATAAATTCGGCAATGAGATTAATTCGGCCTTGTTCGGGTACGGCACATTATTTCCCGATATAAGATTCAAAAAGGATTCTCCGGAGTGGGAAAACGATCTAATTTATGACGTCAATGATAGGCTAAATCCTTTTGTAAAATTTCTCGAACGGGTAATTGCATACTGGAAGCAACACGATAAGAAGAAAGAGACGTTGAATTCGGATACATTGATGAGGATAAGGGATTATTTAAGGGGAGATTTTGAGATATTGGTGCCGCTATGGAAAAGACTGGAAGATACGGAAGATGAAATAGTGAAACTGACAGAAAATCAATACAGAGCCCTTGACAGGATGGCGCTAAATTCACGGGTAGTTTTTAGAGGCCCTGCCGGAACGGGTAAGACACTCTTGGCGCTGGAACAAGCAAGAAGAATATCTAAAAGAGGGAAAAGCGTTCTCGTATTATGTTATAATTCTCTTCTGGCAAAAAAGATCGAATCCGAACTCATAAGAATTGCCGACCCGCATTTAGTTATTGCCGAAACTGTACACGGATTTTTTTATAAAGGTATAGAGAAAGGAAGTTTTTTCCAGGAATTTAAGTGTGCGACCGAAGGAAAAGAATCAAAAGAGATATTTAATTATCTCTATCCTCATTATTTCATTAAAAGTTGTATTTCCAGCTCCATTAATAAATTTGACGCCTTAATTATTGACGAGGGACAGGATTTATTAGCAGAACCAATAATACAGGCCCTGAATTTTTCTTTACTTAACGGTTTTGAAAACGGGCAGTGGTATATTTTTTATGATTCTAATAACCAGGGCGAGCTTTACCATAATTTTGACGTGCATCTCCTAACAAAGCTTAAAGATTTTGGCGCCGCAGAGTATTGTTTAGACATAAACTGTAGAAACACCAACCCGATAGCCGTTCAAACCTCGGTTGTATCAGGTTTCCCGATGGCGGATGCTTTAATAAAACGGGGAGAGAAAGTCAGATATTTATGGTACGACGATCTTGAGCAACAAAAGAAACAAATCGAGTCTTTATTGGCAGGGTTTTTGGAGAACGGAATGAAGCCGGAAGATATCACAATTTTATATCCCGGCGGCTATGAAAAAGTTAAAAATTCCCTGCTGGAAACGAAAATCAGAGTAGCGGTTAAAGAGTTAAATACAAAAAATATTGTTAATCCGGAGAAGAGAACGATATATCTGTCTTCGATTCAGGCATTTAAAGGGTTAGAGAGTAAGATTGTCTTGATAGCTGGTATAGATAAAATAGAAGGAGAATGGATAAATACTCTTAATTATGTCGGGATGAGCAGAGCCAAAGACCTACTTTGCTTGTTTCTGGACAAGCGAAATCAGGAAAAATTCGAAGAGAAAATAGAGCGATTTACCAAAGCAAGCGGTTCAAATTAAGGAAAGCAGTATGGAAAAAGATTATTATGAAGTGAGGGCGACACTATTAGAAGCGGTAAAAAAAGAACTTATCGGCCCGGGCTCGGAAGAAATCGGCCCAGATGCGGCGGAAGAGATCATTACAGAAAGCCCAGACAACCGATATACCTTAGGCATGCTTTTCCCGCAAAGTTCATCGGCAGAAGAAGAAACCGCTTCGGATGAGGGGAATCTTGCAAACGGAGAAGAAGACGAACCGCAAGATTTTATCAGCCTTGCTAACCAGTATTATCCTTCCGCAATGGGGATAAGTTTCTATTCTACCGGTATTTCCCCAGAAATAAAAATAGAAATCAGTGCCGCTAGCTATAGAAAAATTACGGAAGAAGACGAGGGTTGTATAATCTTAAAGGACGCGCCCGAGACTATAACCGGAGACGCAGAATTTAAGAAAAGATTCAGATATGACGGAAAGAAGATTTATGTCTCGGGAGATTTTACGGAAGAAGAAAGAAATTATTTTCTTAATCTCAGCGAAGACCGTATTTATAAGTCTGCCGTTTACAAGCTATATGCTCAAAAAACGTTAGGTTGGAAAAGACTACCCTTATCCAAGGCAAAATCAACGATTTTAATAGGAACAGGTTCCGATAGAAGGATTAACCGGACAATAACGGAGAGCCTTGATTTAGTGTGCATCAGAAGACCGGATAAGGAAAATAACAGGACACTTTTTACTGTTTCATTAGTAAATACGGCAGAGGCAAAAAAGCAAAGATGCCCTGATAAAACTTTTTTCCAGGTCGGATTTAAAGTTTCATTAGCAGATTCAGAAAAGAATAAGTTCCTTGAATATGAATCAGAATCTAAATTCCTGGATGATCCAGAATTTAATTCTTACAGACTTCTTTACAGTAAAAGAAAAGAATTCGCAACGGGACACGGTTGTTCTGCCGGATGGAATTTTAACGCAGACAGTAAAACGAGAGAATTATACACTGAGACCATACCGAGCTATGAAGTACCGAACATAGGTTTCGATATCCCGGAGTTAACGGACGACATTGCGCAATTTTTAGTAATGAAAAATCTTTCTGACATATCCGATTTAAATAAAGAACAGATTATCGTAGGTCTCGGAAAATTTTGCGAACTTTATGGTAATTGGATTAATACGCAAGAAGAAGAAAGAGCAAAAATAGCTTCTTCCGAATTATCTTCTGTCGCCCAAGTCCATATTAACCGTTGTAAGACGGCTTTAAAAAGAATGAGCACAGGCATTGCTCTGTTAAAGAATAATCAAGACGTATTCAGGGCTTTTCAGTGGGCTAATAGAGCGATGTTTATGCAGCGTCTGCATTCGGATCTGCAGAAAAATAAACGTTTTCCCGAAGAACCAAATTTTCAGAAAGCAGATTACGAAAAAGTAAAAGATGTTCCGATATGGAGACCTTTTCAGCTAGCCTTCATTTTACTTTCCTTAGAGTCTATAAGTAATCCAAAATGTCTGGAAAGAGAGACAGTAGATTTAATTTGGTTTGCAACCGCCGGAGGAAAAACGGAGGCTTATCTAGGTATTACGGCATTTACCATTTTCTTACGCAGATTAAAGAATGCAAAATCTGGAGGCGGAACGGCCGTATTGATGAGATATACATTGCGTCTTCTTGCCTCTCAGCAATTTCAAAGAGCGACTACATTAATATGCGCTTGCGAAACCATCAGGAAGGAAAATCAAGAAATTTTGGGGGAGGAAAAGATTACTATAGGGTTATGGGTCGGTTCCAGCCTCACGCCTAATTCCACAAAAGATGCGTTTGAATCGTTGAAACTTTTGATCGGAAACTCGGGACAGAGTAATCCTTTCCAACTTTTCAGTTGTCCTTGGTGCGGTACAAAATTAGTTAAAGAAGGCAGGAGAGGGAAATGGGGTTATAGGGAAGGAAGAAGACCTTCGAGATTTATTATTAAGTGTACCGAATCACAGTGTGAATTTCAGGAAGAATTGCCGGTAAGAATTGTAGATGAAGATATCTATAATAATCCCCCCACTTTGCTTTTCGGAACAGTTGATAAATTTGCCCTTATGCCATGGAAAGGCGAAGTAGCGAATATCTTCGCTTTAAATAAGAATAACGGCGTCTTATCTCCGGAGTTGATTATTCAGGACGAGCTACATCTCATAGAGGGGCCGTTAGGTACGGTAGTAGGTCTATACGAAACGGCATTAGATATACTTTGTTCGGCGAAGGGAATTAAACCGAAAATTATCGCATCAACGGCAACTATCAAAAAGGCTGGAGAACAGTGTGCTGCATTATACAGGCGCGAAGTCAGCCAGTTTCCGCCCCCTGGTCTATATGCCGAAGATTCTTTTTTTGCGAGAGAAATACCTTTAGCGGATAAACCGGGTAGGTTATTTGCGGGAATAATGTCTTCGGGACGCACACATGTAACGACGTTAGTCCGCTTTTTAGCTACAGCCTTACAGGCCGCTTACGATGTCAAGTGCGAAGAAAAAACGAGAGATCCCTACTGGACTCTTGTCGGATACTATAATACGCTCAGAGAATTAGGACATAATTTGACGTTAGTCAACGATGACGTAAACGACTATTTAATGAATATGGCGAAAAGGCGGGGAGTTGATTATCGCAGAATCGGTGAACCTGTAGAGCTTACGAGTCGCATAGACGCTACTCATATACCCGAACTTCTCGAGAGACTATTCGTCGGCTATCCGAATAAAACGGCAATTCAGATTCTTCTTGCGACAAATATGATCGCTACGGGCGTCGACATCGACAGGTTGGCTCTGATGATGGTTGCGGGTCAACCCAAGACTACCGCAGAATATATCCAGGCATCCAGCAGAATCGGAAGAATGTATCCGGGATTAGTTTTCACGGTTTACAACGGAACAAAACCGCGGGACAGGTCCCATTACGAACATTTCAGGGGATATCATCAGGCATTTTATAGATATGTCGAGCCTACAACCGTAACGCCTTTTTCTGGACCTGCAAGAGACAGGGCACTTCACGCCGTAGTAATAGCCCTGGTAAGACACCTAGGAGGATTTAATAGAAATACGGAAGCATCAAAAGCAATTAAGGAAATTTCCCCCGAAATGTTAGAACAGATTAAAAAGCAGATAACGGAACGCGTAACTTATATAGACGATAGGGAATCGGAACAGGTTATGAGAGAGCTGGTTCAGATTATCGAGAAATGGAAACATGAGGCAGAGTTAAGCAAGGATTTACTTTTCGGTTCTCTCGGGCAAAGAGAATATGCGACAAGAGGAGTAAACTTATTAACTCCGTCAAACGAGCTCCCTGGAGTATGGAGGACCTTAACTTCTATGCGCGACGTCGATGCCGCATGCGCGATGGAGATTATCGAAGAATGAAAGAGATAATGGAAATAAGAAGGAGTCAACTGATAGTACCTTTTGGGGTAGGGGCTATCGTAAATATGCCCAATGAGTCATTAATGCTCTGCGGTATAGATAAATGGGAAGAATATGCGGGAGAAAAAATTTATGACGAGAGATTGCAAAAATATCTCCGAGTAAAATATTTTAATATGCCTGCTTCGCGAGAAAAATACCGTAAGGGTTTGCCTTTTGTCAGGTTCCCGAAATGGTTTCACTGTCCCCGGTGCAGAAGTTTAAAACCGCTTGAAGAATGGAAAGAGCGCTGGATAAATATTAAACATCGACCGTTTGATTCTTTAATCTGTTTTTCTTGCGGCGTAAAACTTAATCCTTCAAGGTTTATTATTGCCTGCGAGCACGGACATATTGACGATTTTCCTTGGATTTCCTGGGTTCACAGAGACGGTCAATGCGATCGGTCCGATTTAACGTTAGAAAGCGGGAGGGGAATAGCTGGATTAGGGGGAATAAAGATAGCATGCAAGACGTGCGGAAAACATTCTACGATGGCAGGTTCATTTGACGAAAATGCCTTTAAACGCATAAAATTTAATTGCACAGGCAATAAGCCCTGGCAAGGAGTGCGAGACGACTCGTGTGAAGGCACTCCCCGTACGCTCCAACGAGGCGCATCGAACGTATATTTCCCGCAATTAGTCAGTTCAATATGCATCCCGCCCTATTCCGACGATATATGTTCGCGGATTCAACAGACCGAAGAATGGAAAGTGATTTCGTCTCAGACAGGCGGTATCAGTAAAACTACCGAAGAGGATTTGATTAAATGCATTATCAGAAAAGTGGGCGGAAACGAAAGGGAAATGTTCGGGTTAATAGAAAGAATGCTTAATTCCCCTATGGGAGAGATAAACAGAATCTCCGATACCGAATACAGATATGACGAATACAGGGCGTTCCTAGGTTACAGCAAGAAAGGACAGACAGATTCGAAGAATTTTTCGATAGAAATAGTTAACGGAGACCGCTACGGGATTTTCGGAATACAAAGAGTTGTTTTGGCGCATCGTTTGAGGGAAATCAGGGCGCTTGTAGGATTTAGCAGGATCAATCCGATAGAAAGAGATGTTTTCGGGGGAGAAGTAGAAGAAAACGGCTCTAAGTCGTATTTGATGTCTATAACCGAAAAGAAAAATAGCGATTGGTTGCCGGCAATAGAAGTGCGGGGAGAGGGTTTCTTTTTGGAATTTAACGCTGATTTAATAAAAAAATGGTCCGAGAGTGGAATTATCAGGAAGAGAGTAGCCCTAATGAACAAGGGTTTCGCGGAGATTTGTAAGGCTTACGGTAGAGAGCCAAAGGTTATTAGTCCATCTTTTGTACTGCTTCATACATTTGCTCACGTTTTAATGAGGCAGCTTAGTACCGAGTGCGGGTACTCCACGGCTTCCTTACGGGAAAGACTGTACTGCGAAAGCACGAATCAAAACCAGGAGATGTCCGGAGTATTGATTTATACCGCAAGCGGGGATTCGGAAGGTTCCATGGGAGGTCTTGTAAGGCAGGGAAGAGACGATAAGCTTCCGAATATCATCGCTAAGGCCATAATGTGCGCCTCTTGGTGTTCCTCGGATCCTGCCTGCATCGAAAGTTCGGGGCAAGGTCTATGTTCTTTAAATCTGGCGGCATGTTATGCATGCGTATTGTTGCCGGAAACTAGTTGCGAAATGAGCAATAGATTTTTAGATCGGGCAACTTTGATAGGGTTACCCG
Above is a window of Patescibacteria group bacterium DNA encoding:
- a CDS encoding NERD domain-containing protein; its protein translation is MIVMIPPYIHKDVLSDAERKIFGLIERDEALSDWCCFHSLGLARHQTKKYGEIDFLLVGKEGIFCLEVKGGGIKREKGLWTFVDRYGRETTKTEGPFRQASLAMFSLRKDLKNKFGNEINSALFGYGTLFPDIRFKKDSPEWENDLIYDVNDRLNPFVKFLERVIAYWKQHDKKKETLNSDTLMRIRDYLRGDFEILVPLWKRLEDTEDEIVKLTENQYRALDRMALNSRVVFRGPAGTGKTLLALEQARRISKRGKSVLVLCYNSLLAKKIESELIRIADPHLVIAETVHGFFYKGIEKGSFFQEFKCATEGKESKEIFNYLYPHYFIKSCISSSINKFDALIIDEGQDLLAEPIIQALNFSLLNGFENGQWYIFYDSNNQGELYHNFDVHLLTKLKDFGAAEYCLDINCRNTNPIAVQTSVVSGFPMADALIKRGEKVRYLWYDDLEQQKKQIESLLAGFLENGMKPEDITILYPGGYEKVKNSLLETKIRVAVKELNTKNIVNPEKRTIYLSSIQAFKGLESKIVLIAGIDKIEGEWINTLNYVGMSRAKDLLCLFLDKRNQEKFEEKIERFTKASGSN
- a CDS encoding helicase-related protein — translated: MEKDYYEVRATLLEAVKKELIGPGSEEIGPDAAEEIITESPDNRYTLGMLFPQSSSAEEETASDEGNLANGEEDEPQDFISLANQYYPSAMGISFYSTGISPEIKIEISAASYRKITEEDEGCIILKDAPETITGDAEFKKRFRYDGKKIYVSGDFTEEERNYFLNLSEDRIYKSAVYKLYAQKTLGWKRLPLSKAKSTILIGTGSDRRINRTITESLDLVCIRRPDKENNRTLFTVSLVNTAEAKKQRCPDKTFFQVGFKVSLADSEKNKFLEYESESKFLDDPEFNSYRLLYSKRKEFATGHGCSAGWNFNADSKTRELYTETIPSYEVPNIGFDIPELTDDIAQFLVMKNLSDISDLNKEQIIVGLGKFCELYGNWINTQEEERAKIASSELSSVAQVHINRCKTALKRMSTGIALLKNNQDVFRAFQWANRAMFMQRLHSDLQKNKRFPEEPNFQKADYEKVKDVPIWRPFQLAFILLSLESISNPKCLERETVDLIWFATAGGKTEAYLGITAFTIFLRRLKNAKSGGGTAVLMRYTLRLLASQQFQRATTLICACETIRKENQEILGEEKITIGLWVGSSLTPNSTKDAFESLKLLIGNSGQSNPFQLFSCPWCGTKLVKEGRRGKWGYREGRRPSRFIIKCTESQCEFQEELPVRIVDEDIYNNPPTLLFGTVDKFALMPWKGEVANIFALNKNNGVLSPELIIQDELHLIEGPLGTVVGLYETALDILCSAKGIKPKIIASTATIKKAGEQCAALYRREVSQFPPPGLYAEDSFFAREIPLADKPGRLFAGIMSSGRTHVTTLVRFLATALQAAYDVKCEEKTRDPYWTLVGYYNTLRELGHNLTLVNDDVNDYLMNMAKRRGVDYRRIGEPVELTSRIDATHIPELLERLFVGYPNKTAIQILLATNMIATGVDIDRLALMMVAGQPKTTAEYIQASSRIGRMYPGLVFTVYNGTKPRDRSHYEHFRGYHQAFYRYVEPTTVTPFSGPARDRALHAVVIALVRHLGGFNRNTEASKAIKEISPEMLEQIKKQITERVTYIDDRESEQVMRELVQIIEKWKHEAELSKDLLFGSLGQREYATRGVNLLTPSNELPGVWRTLTSMRDVDAACAMEIIEE
- a CDS encoding DUF1998 domain-containing protein — encoded protein: MEDLNFYARRRCRMRDGDYRRMKEIMEIRRSQLIVPFGVGAIVNMPNESLMLCGIDKWEEYAGEKIYDERLQKYLRVKYFNMPASREKYRKGLPFVRFPKWFHCPRCRSLKPLEEWKERWINIKHRPFDSLICFSCGVKLNPSRFIIACEHGHIDDFPWISWVHRDGQCDRSDLTLESGRGIAGLGGIKIACKTCGKHSTMAGSFDENAFKRIKFNCTGNKPWQGVRDDSCEGTPRTLQRGASNVYFPQLVSSICIPPYSDDICSRIQQTEEWKVISSQTGGISKTTEEDLIKCIIRKVGGNEREMFGLIERMLNSPMGEINRISDTEYRYDEYRAFLGYSKKGQTDSKNFSIEIVNGDRYGIFGIQRVVLAHRLREIRALVGFSRINPIERDVFGGEVEENGSKSYLMSITEKKNSDWLPAIEVRGEGFFLEFNADLIKKWSESGIIRKRVALMNKGFAEICKAYGREPKVISPSFVLLHTFAHVLMRQLSTECGYSTASLRERLYCESTNQNQEMSGVLIYTASGDSEGSMGGLVRQGRDDKLPNIIAKAIMCASWCSSDPACIESSGQGLCSLNLAACYACVLLPETSCEMSNRFLDRATLIGLPENNKIGFFSELLR